The DNA window AAAGCCACTGATCTCCCATCTGATCATCTAGGGAAGTTCATCGAGTCTAACCTGAGTATTGCATCACAGAGCCTCATTCCAGCTCAATATCTGTGGATTCTTAACCAGAGGAGAGAACCAAGGCTAGGGGAGGAGAGAGCAAGGGGTATGGACCCCTCTTGGGAGGGATGGGAAGGCTTCATGTGGGAGGGATGTTTGTGGTAGACTATTGGTTTGTCTGTTGGCCTCAGGTGGTGCTTGACTGCCCCATGGATGCCTGCTTTGTCTACATCTATCAGTATGAGCCATACCTGCGGGACCCCGTGGCCTATCCGAAGGTGCAGGTGAGAAGGCAGGTGGAAAGAGAGGGCCACAGTCCTGGTGTGGTTAGAGATCCACTGGGCCCCTTTGAAGCATATGCCAGAAACACAAGTCAAACTGGCAGAAGCACAAATAGAATGTATTGTCCTACTAGAAAAGTGTAGGTGTTCCTACTATGGCACAATGCAAtcaacagcatctctgcagcaacaggacacaggttcaatcccatgCCCTGTAccatgggttaaaagatctggtgttgctgcagctgtagcataggtcccaactgtggctcggatctgatccctggcccatgaactctatatgccttggggaagccaaaaagaaaaaaaggggggaaaaagtcttcaggtatggctggatccaggagcTCAAGAATGGTTCTCTATCTAGGTTCTGCTGTCTTTGCATGTCTCCACTCCCAGGTGGTGCCTTTGTGATATGGCAGAGACAGACTTGGGTAGCTTCAGGCTTCCATTTGCCCTACTTAGCCAGCACAGAGGAACCCGAGCCCTTAAGTACATCTTAGGCAAGCTCTGATTGGTCAAGTTTAAATCACATGCCCATAGCTGATTATTATGGCCAAGACAACGCTGTGGTGTTCTGATTGTCCAGACCAGGGTCACATGTTACTTCTGGAGTAAGGTGGGTGGGCTCAGTGTGTGGGAGTGGGGTGAGGCGGAACCCAGGGAAATAAAGGAGCAATTTGCACAGAGGTGAGATGTGCAGAGAGCCCCTATTCTGGGCGGAGTGTGAGGCTGGCCAGATCCTCCCTGGGGCCACCACCTGAGGGGTATCAGGAGGCTCAACTGGGGAAGCCATTTATTCCATCAGCTGTGTGCCCCTCAGATGCTGGTGAATATGTTCTATGTGCTGCCCTTCTATGGCCTGGCTATCTATGGCCTCATCTTTCCTGGCTGTTCCTGGCTGCCAGACTGGACCTTGGTGTTTGCTGGAGCCATTGGCCAGGTGAGGTGGAGTGGCATGGGGTAGGGTGGGTAACTGCCTGGGGAAGAAAGTTCCTGCCTACTCATTGATTGCTTTTATGCTCACCCTGGGCAGGGTGATGCTAGGTCCCTGACAGACTCCAGCCCCAGCTCAAGATTCCCTAATGTAGAGAAGAAAGAGCTAGACACATACACTCCCAACCTCAAAAGGTCAGAACTGAAAATAGGGAGGGCTAGAGACTGAGAGGGATTCCAGAGGGGAAAGATTTCTTAGAAGAGGGGGCATAGGAACTGGGCTTTGTTGTATAGGTATGAGTTCTTCAGGCTaggaagggcattccaggaaTGGGAACAACATGAGGAAATGTACAGAGGGGGACAGTGTTTTAGCAGAACCATAGTGTAGGTAAAAGTAGAGGCAAGATAAATTGGCAACTCACTCTATGCTAAATGCTTTGACCTGCAGGCTTGGGGACTTGTGctgagaagtggggagggagctGTGGAAGGGGCAGTGGGGTTCCAATCAGAACTGGGGGCTTGTTTCTGGGTTCCCAATGGGAAGTGGTAAAGCAGAGGAAACCAGAGCGATGTCTattcaatatattattattatatctctTGGGGTAGAATTGACAGGATTCGTGTCAAGGGCAGCTATCTGGGATGGGGAAGACCAGGAGGAAAAGGTTGTCTCAGGTCAGAGAGGGTGGAAGGTCCAGCAGATGGAGTGGAGATGGTCCTGGTCAGGCAGGTGGGGAGAGGCCCACAGATAGATGGCTTGGGATAGACAAGacatgtgggggagttcccgctgtggctcagcatttaagaacctgactagtatccatgaggatgcaggttccatacctggccttgctcagtgggttaaggatctggtattgccatgagctgtggtgcagctgtagctacacctgtagcctgggaatttctatatgctgcaggtgtggccctaaaaaaataatatatagaccTGTGGGGAAAGGGATATTTAGAGGCAGATGGACTGAAGAAGGGAGCCGGATAGGTCAGCAGAGCCAGTGAAATATGGATGGGGACCTTCTGGGCTCCCCAGAGTGGGATGCTGGTGATACTGGAACTTGTTCTTTCTTGGTGTGTGACATCCATCCTCCCTGTGTGGCCACCAGGCACAGTTCTCACACATGGGTGCCTCCATGCATCTACGCACGCCCTTCACCTACCGTGTGCCTGAGGATAACTGGGCCTGCTTCTTCACGTGCAACCTACTGTATGCGCTGGGCCCCCACTTGCTGGCCTTCCGCTGCCTGTGGCGCCCTGCCTTCTTCCTACACCCGCCTCCTGGCCCCCCAGCCCACCACGAGAAGCAGCACTGAGGGGGCCAAGAGACTCCCCAAGACTCTGTTTACATgcccagccagccctgcccctaGAAGGCTGTTTTGGGATTTTTAGAGGAGGAGGTGTATCTCTGGGTGACTTCAGTTCTGGCTATGGTGATTTCAGGCCagtgggtgggatgggggtggaggggcccaAGGGCCGGTTGTTCGAGCAGAGAGGGCCACAGCCATACTCAGCTATCACCTCACCCAAACCACACATGGACACCCTCCCAGAATTCATCCATTGTTTCCCCATGGATCCTTTTAGTAAAAGTCCTTTTGATGTATAAAATGTTGCTCTGAGTGTTTCAAGGGGCAGGGGCAAGGGACCCTCTTCTCAGACCCTACAAGGTCCCATTCATCACTGCCGGCATAACCATCAGGAGCTGGAGGTGTCAGATAGCAGAAGTCTGCCTCTGGTTGGTGTGCACAGCCCCATCTTCCAGATGGggaaaacagaggcccagagaccTGCCTGAGGTTGCAATCAGGAGAGAAGAGTCCAAAGTCTAAGCTCTACCaataaatttttataacaaatagTGTGGCACAGTCATTAAGCATCCACTGTATACCACGCCAATGGCTAACCTCACATGCTCTGTGGTTGCTCTCACCCCACattccagatggggaaactgagcctGAGGGAGGTGAAGGTCCTGGTCCAAAGTCATGCTTCCTGGGTGCACCTGTATTAGGCATCCAGCTCCAGCCCCTTCAACCACAGAGCCCATAACCCTGCCTCTGCTATCTGACTGGCTCATATTTGGGAGAAACTGAAGCTAGGCAGGCAGCCAAGAAGTAGGGGGAAGGGCTCATTGTCTCCTGGTTTGATTTTTGAACTTGAGTGAAGATCCAGGTTTAGGGGTAACCCCTGTCCAGAGTGGATCAGGAGTTTGATCAGACTCCCCTGTTTCCAGCCCCTGCCAACATTTATTAGCTACCTATTGTATGTCTAGCCATTAGATCATCACCAAAGACCCAGCCATCCATATCTCAGATGTGGAAACTAAAGCATAGAGTGAGGGGCAGAGTCAGATTTGGACCCACTGCTGCAGGTTCCCTCCGCGCTGTGTATGACTGTTCTAGGGCTTCCATCTCACAGAGTGAGCACCCTTTGGCTGCTGGAGCCACGGGTCCTTTGATGGCCACCCAGTGACTGATGGGAAAACAGACCTGCAAGTCAAGCCAGGTTACTTAGTCCCGCTGCTCACATAGGGCATCATCAGGCCCTCCTCCATTTTAAACATAAACTGGCCCAAGCAGGGGCTGGAACCTGGCTCTGCACCCACTGTTCAGGGCAGTTTTTCCTCAGTCTGTGACTGTCATCACCTCTCCCTGGAGCAGGTGCCACTACGTCCCCTttaacgcccccccccccccccccccccgccacgtccgcctccctcctccccttgcaGGCAGACGCCGGGATTGCGCCGCCTGCAGGGACCTGCTCAGTCCTTCCCTAGTGTGCGGGAAGCGCAGTCCCGGCCGGCGCAAAGGGGCCGCTCAGCAGGGGCCGCACCGGCAGGATGGTGAGTGGGGCCAAGGGATCGGTAGGTCCTTCTCTGGGATTCTCTTTCCGTGTTTCTGAATCTACATCCCTCAGTGTTTCTTCAGTCCCTCTCTCACTCTGGTCTCTCCCATCTCTATCTCTCACCTTATATGtctttttctcccactctctcccctctcctgcctctctttctcttattcctctGTCTGTCCctacttttctctccctcttttttttttttttcctgatcgcCTTTCCCAGATATTCCCTCAGAGTCTGTCTCCCCCTACCCCCGTGTCTCCCATTTCTCTGtgtctcttgttctctctcttttatctGTATTAGtctctgtttttccctctctatctctctctccatctgtccTTAACCTTCTCtatgtctctctccctctggcaGTCTCTTCTGTTTCCCCCTTTGTATCCGTGCCTCAGTCTTTCCTTCCTCTTAtctgtctctttccttctttgtctccatctctccctgcctttctctctcttcccctgttctcaccctctctctgtgtctttccCTCTTTGCCTCCACCACCCCCTcgtccccccaacccccatctgAACGGGTTTGCTGCAGTCTCCTGGCGCACGGATAACCTTGCCGCTGCCGCTGCTCGAGCTCCTCcgctcctcccctctcctcccaatCCCGGACCCGGGCCAGAGACAGAAGGGGGCGGGGCTCCGAGCCTCGGTTGTTTGGGTCAGGGGGTCAGGCAGTTTGCCCGCGCAGAACTAAAGGAGAGTGAGTGCAGGGGGATGGGCTTTGCTCAAGGGCAAGGGTCTGAGGTCCTGGGAGAGTTGGGGGTGCGTGGGAGGGTCTGCCAGCCTTCTCCTTGGGGGAGTCCTCTGGGACCCTGGCCCGGTTGGGGACCTAGGCATGTAAGAAGTCCTCGCTGCGTGGAAGGAAGGCCAGGGGGCTAGTCTTCTGAAAGGCAAAGGACTGGAGGTTGGACTGAGCTCTCTGTGCCCCCAGGTGTGTGCTCGGGCGGCCCTCGGTCCTGGCGCGCTCTGGGCGGCGGTGTGGGGATTCCTGCTGCTCACCGCCGCCGCGGAGGCGCAGCGCGGCCGGAAGAAGGTCGTGCACGTGCTGGGTGAGTCAGGGCCGTGGAAGCGGATCTTGCCCGCAGAAACCGTGGCGAGGTAGAATCGCCGGGGTACGTGGAGGGAGGGTGCTGGGCGTTCTGATGCCCACAGTCCCCGCCCAGCTCCTCCCGTTCTGAATCCCCGCCCCCTCTCCAATCCTCTTGCGGGACTGATCTCCTGGCCCCCACTCAAGTTTTCTTCCCACATCCCCTTCCCTGGATCCTCCTCCCCAGGTTCCCCTGCCCCGCCCCTAACCTCTTCTTAACCCTCCTTGGTCGCCCACAGAGGGGGCGTCGGGCTCCGTGGTGGTGCAGACGGCGCCAGGGCAGGTGGTTAGCCACCGAGGTGGCACCATCGTCTTGCCCTGCCGCTACCACTACGAGGCAGCCGCTCACGGCCACGACGGCGTCCGCCTCAAATGGACCAAGGTGGT is part of the Sus scrofa isolate TJ Tabasco breed Duroc chromosome 2, Sscrofa11.1, whole genome shotgun sequence genome and encodes:
- the TM6SF2 gene encoding transmembrane 6 superfamily member 2 isoform X3, giving the protein MLSLQSSPSPPWWTSLLLSRKMAMWEASWSSTLRRKRYRNFGLYWLGSFVMSLLVFLPGNILGKYSSEIRPTFFLTIPYVLVPCWAGFRVFNQTQASTCCTPNMVQEEQRKSLLWRPIDLALIIYLTFAAFFTLFRGLVVLDCPMDACFVYIYQYEPYLRDPVAYPKVQMLVNMFYVLPFYGLAIYGLIFPGCSWLPDWTLVFAGAIGQGDARSLTDSSPSSRFPNVEKKELDTYTPNLKRHSSHTWVPPCIYARPSPTVCLRITGPASSRATYCMRWAPTCWPSAACGALPSSYTRLLAPQPTTRSSTEGAKRLPKTLFTCPASPAPRRLFWDF